In Desulfonatronum thioautotrophicum, the DNA window ACCCATGTTTTCAAAAAAAAAGAAATAATCAAAGGTTCTTCCCTGATAGGTATTGTTTCTCAATTGCTGTGAAATTTTTTTTATTTTAATTATCATAAAAAATTTGATTTGCAATCAAGTTCCCATCCTGCCTATTTTTTTGACACCAGCAAGAACAATAACATTAATTTTAAAATTTCAAAACAAACTTGTCAACATTGAAAAGATCAGCATGAAATACATATTAACAAATGGTAAGATTGCTTGGAATAAAATTTAAAAAAGTTAGGAATAGGCATGTAAGAAAGTTATGTCAGCAATGGTGCTCGTTGAAAGCAAATATTGCACTGGAAGTATTGTAAATAAATAAAAGACTAGTGTAAATGAGAAAATGTAAAGATTGTGTTTAATAAGCAGAATAAACTAGAAATCTGGCAAATTTATAACTATAGTGTATGAAGAAGCAAGCCAGCAAGAATTATATAATTATCGAATAATTAGCATTATACCAAAAAAAAAGATTGCTCAGATTTTTTGAAAAAAACAAGAAGTTAACAAAAAAAAAGACAAAAAATAAAATGATAAAAAAACAACAAAAAACTATAAAGTCCAATGCATTTAAAAAAATCAGTAGTTACAATGTAGCAATGAATAAAACAACGAATTAGACAACCAACTAGACAACGAATGACTCAACGAATGACTCAACGAATGACTCAGTTAATGAATCAGTTAATTAGTCAGTGAATGGGCTAGCAATTGGTTGGTAAGCGCAATAAACATTTATCTTCGTATCAATATGGTATATAATATAATATATAAAAATAGTATATTAAAGAAAAATATGAAAAAAGTGAAAATCAACATATTCATGGCTTGGGAGCGTGAAAGGATGAGTTGGAAAGTCAATCGTCAATCTTAAGCCATACAATTTTACTACCCTAAAGATTTCTTATGACAAATAAGTGGATTACGTAGACACAAACAACAACGATATAGATGATCAAAATTTGTTCAATGAGCAGTTAAAAAATACTTTTAAAACTAGTTTGTCTATGACTAGTAAATAGATATATGCAGATTTTTTTTAGGGTAAACTAATATAAGCAATTATTGGTAAGAGCTTTACAAATTTATAATTCATGATATTAAGCAATTCATCAAAAAAATTAAAAAAATTTGCAAAGATTGAAAAAATAAACTTTTTATACTATCAGAATGCTGTATGTATAGTCATCGTTAAAAATAATCAAAAAATTGTAAGATGCACTCATGCATGCAAGATATGTTATATCTTAAGGAGACCATCGATAAAGCAAAAAATGCACTGGATGCATTAAAAAAAACCTGTTAAGATGTCGGGTAAAGAAGTGAAAAAGAAATTATACAAATTCAAAATTAAGTATATACTTTGAAGGAAATAGCTAAAGCTTTTAAAGAAGGCGATGTGTTTAATTTAATGCCAAAATCGATTGCCTAAATTTTTAGAAAAAAAACAAAAAAAGAAAAGTCAAGAGAATGAAAAAAAATGCTGAAAAATTTCAACAAAAAAACTAAAAAGGCCTCCCCTATTTTGTAAACAGAAGAAACAAATGATTTATGCAATAACACTAGTGTCCCAACAAGCAAGATGCGCCTTGCGGTATGTTGCTGTAATACATGTGCAATTTGGTCATAGAGCGATGTAACGACTTGAAACGTTTTTGGAAACCATAGCGCGTGCAATGCAGTAGTGCTGCACTAAGAATGCAGTTTATAAATAACAATCAGCATATCAGCTACAGATTTCTACAGCACCATAGTATAGACATATGAGACAAATCCAAATATATTAAATAGATATAAATCCTCTCTACAGTTCCCAATAGGTAGCCAATCTTAACCTGATAGAATCATGTGAAATATTGTTGGGACACTAGTGATGCAATAATTCAAAATTTGATTGGCCAGTGAAAGGTTATTCAGAATTTGAAGCGAAGCCTGAGATATTTTAATATAGAATACCAATAATTTGGAAAAAAATATGAATAAAATGACAATAAACATATTAATTAATGGCTGAGGAGCGTGAAAGGGGGGGGCGGCAAGTCAATCGTCAATCTTAAGCCATACAATTTTTGCTACCCTAAAGATGTCTGATGACAAAAAAGTTGATTACGTAGACACAAACAACAACGATATAGATGATCAAAATATGTTCAATGAGAAGTAAAAAATTTTTTTAAAAACCTGTTTATCTAGGGTTAATAAATAGATCAAGGCAGAATGTTTTTTTTAGGATAAATAAATATAAGCAATTATTGGTAAGAGCTTTACAAATTTATAATTTATGATATTAAGCAATTCGTCAAAAATATTAAAAAGGCTTGCAAAGATTGAAAAATTAACTTAATATGTATCGGCATTCTGTATTTAGAGTCAACGTTAACAATAATAAAAAAAAGGGGGAAGATGCATGCAAGTAAGTTATGACATTAAGGAGACCACCAAAAAAGCGAAAATTGCCCTGGAAACATTAAAAAGGAATAAAAGACCTGGGGAGGGATCGTGTAAAGGAGGGAAAGTGAGTGTTTTAGAAGCAATTAAGCCAGAAATCGAGCAACTTTTAAACGAAGGGTATACGTCGAAGGAAATAGCTGAAGCTTTAAAAGAAGGCGATGTGTTTAATGTTCTGCCAAAATCGATTACTCAAATTTTTAGCAAAACAAACAAAAAACAAAAAAAAGTTAAAAGAAAGAAAGGAGATGCTGAAAAAATCAACAAAAAAACTAAAAAAACTTCAACCATTTTACAAGCAGAAGTAACAAATGAGTTAGGCAATAATTCAAAAGTTGATAGGCCAGCGAAAGGTTATTCAGAGTTTGAAGCGAAGCCTGACAGATTTTAATTAATAATAACAATAAATTGGAGAAAAATATGAACAAAATTATAAACGACATAATAATAGTAGGGGGCGGGAAAGGAGGAGTTGGCAAGTCAACCATTAATCATGCAGTTATAGATATGCTAATGATGTCTGCTGGCCAAAAAGTAATTTGCGTGGACACAGACAACAGTAATCCAGATGTATCAAAATGTGTTCAAAGGACAGTAGAAACTTACTTATACAATATAGATGTTCAAGATGGGTATGTAGATATTGGAGCAATAATTGAAAATAAAACAGATTCGGCAATTGTTATAAATACAGGTGCTAGATCAACTAATGGATTAATCGAAAATGGATACATTCTTTCTGAAGTAGCCAAGGAAATGGACCGAAAAATTATCGTTTTATGGCCAATTAATGAAGATAAAGATTGTATAGAATTATTGGCTGATTACTTTGAAGGATCTAAAGATTATAATTCAATTTATGTTCTTAAAAATACATACTTTGGAAATAGTTTTTTTCTTTATGAAAATTCTAATATAAAAGATAAAGTTTCAGGAACAATAACGTTTCCGAATTTAAGCCATTTAATTACACCATATATTACAAATAAAAGACTTGCTTTATGGGAATTGGAGGAAGAAAAAGGTTTTCGCTTAGCTGAAAAGTCGGTGCTGTACCGATTTCGAAATGAAGTAAAAAAATCTTTTAATGGAGTTCTGTATGAATGAACTAAATAATATAAGAGAAGCTTTTAAAATTATCCACGGAAGAGAATTAAAAGATACAGAAATTCAGCGATTAATAACTATAGCAAATATCTTTGGATTTAAAACAAATGACCCAATGTTTCCAATTTTCGCTGGACTTGATATTTATTATGGAGCATTTTCAAAATTTCCAAAAAAAATATCAGAATCAGTTCAAACATCAGCATCGGATGCTACATATTATGCTGCTATCAAAGCTGAAGCTCAGATAAACATGGCTGTAGCGCAACTTGTTCCATCCGTCGAAAAAGCAGTAGAAAAGGCTGCAGAAAAAACAATCGATCGTGTTAAAATAATGGAAAGTTCTGTCTTCATGCTAACTATTATTTTCATAATTTCTGTAATGACTATTTTAGGAATAATTTCAGGTTCGAGAATTTTAGATTCTTTGAAAAATGGTTACATTTCTTGGTTTGAATTTTGGGAATATATAAAATGGGGCATCGCCTTAGGCATATCGGGGCCTATATTTATGTTTTTAGCTGTTGCAGAAT includes these proteins:
- a CDS encoding AAA family ATPase, which gives rise to MNKIINDIIIVGGGKGGVGKSTINHAVIDMLMMSAGQKVICVDTDNSNPDVSKCVQRTVETYLYNIDVQDGYVDIGAIIENKTDSAIVINTGARSTNGLIENGYILSEVAKEMDRKIIVLWPINEDKDCIELLADYFEGSKDYNSIYVLKNTYFGNSFFLYENSNIKDKVSGTITFPNLSHLITPYITNKRLALWELEEEKGFRLAEKSVLYRFRNEVKKSFNGVLYE